A genomic region of Pelodiscus sinensis isolate JC-2024 chromosome 19, ASM4963464v1, whole genome shotgun sequence contains the following coding sequences:
- the LOC102456836 gene encoding 3-galactosyl-N-acetylglucosaminide 4-alpha-L-fucosyltransferase FUT3-like produces the protein MPLSEHMKSPPCRHLPIFILSQFITAFCLFAYIRLSKDPGQEVQAGQPSTLTTQPVNNPTTPQPGSELTILLWTWPFGQHAALRKCSKLLGIQDCHITANRSWYLKADAVIVHHRDVCSRPKTLPQGPRPPSQRWIWFNLESPTHSPNLGFMDNLFNLTMSYRRDSVIFTPYGWLEVLSQPQNFSIPAKSKLVAWVVSNWNPASHRVQYYEELKKYIHVDIYGSNHMPLPRDKQLSTLSQYKFYLAFENSLHEDYITEKLWYNALGSGAVPVVCGPPREHYERFLPPDAFIHISDFPSAQGLAQYLQELDKDSVRYQRYFQWRTWLKPSERTYLAIHLCKACQALQMTQTYQTGPALSKWFR, from the coding sequence ATGCCACTCAGCGAACACATGAAAAGCCCACCCTGCCGGCACCTCCCCATCTTTATTCTCTCGCAATTCATAACAGCCTTCTGCTTGTTTGCCTACATTCGGCTCTCCAAAGACCCAGGCCAAGAGGTCCAGGCTGGCCAACCATCCACCCTGACCACCCAGCCTGTAAACAACCCCACAACTCCACAGCCTGGTTCGGAGCTGACCATCCTGCTGTGGACCTGGCCCTTTGGGCAACATGCTGCTCTGAGAAAATGCTCCAAGCTCTTGGGCATCCAGGACTGTCACATCACGGCCAACCGCAGCTGGTACCTCAAGGCTGATGCTGTGATTGTACATCACAGGGACGTGTGCTCCCGCCCAAAGacattgccccagggcccacggcCCCCTTCCCAGCGCTGGATCTGGTTCAACTTGGAGTCTCCCACCCACAGCCCTAACCTGGGCTTCATGGATAACCTCTTCAACCTGACCATGTCTTACCGAAGGGACTCTGTTATCTTCACTCCCTACGGGTGGCTGGAGGTCCTCAGCCAGCCCCAGAACTTCAGCATCCCTGCCAAGTCCAAGCTGGTGGCCTGGGTGGTGAGTAACTGGAACCCAGCCTCCCACCGGGTGCAGTACTATGAGGAGCTGAAGAAGTACATCCACGTGGATATATATGGCAGCAATCACATGCCTCTGCCCCGGGACAAGCAGTTATCCACCCTGTCCCAGTACAAGTTCTACCTGGCCTTTGAGAACTCGCTTCATGAGGACTACATCACCGAGAAGCTCTGGTACAATGCCCTGGGCTCAGGGGCTGTGCCCGTTGTCTGTGGCCCCCCGCGAGAACACTATGAGCGCTTTCTGCCCCCCGATGCCTTTATTCACATCAGTGACTTTCCCAGTGCTCAGGGGCTGGCCCAGTACCTTCAGGAGCTGGACAAGGACTCAGTGCGCTACCAGCGCTACTTCCAGTGGCGAACGTGGCTCAAACCATCAGAGAGAACTTACTTGGCCATTCACCTCTGCAAAGCCTGCCAGGCCTTGCAAATGACACAGACCTACCAGACCGGGCCTGCTCTGTCCAAGTGGTTCCGCTAG